From Bacillus pumilus, one genomic window encodes:
- a CDS encoding P-II family nitrogen regulator, which yields MSKMYKVEIVTRPANFETLKVELGKIGVTSITFSNVHGCGLQKGHTELYRGVKKESNVYERLKIEIVLSKVPVELVVETAQKVLRTGEPGDGKIFIYEIENTINIRTGEEGPAAL from the coding sequence ATGAGCAAAATGTATAAAGTGGAGATTGTCACACGTCCAGCCAATTTTGAAACATTAAAGGTGGAGCTTGGAAAGATTGGTGTCACCTCAATTACCTTTTCGAATGTGCACGGCTGCGGCCTACAAAAGGGACATACAGAGCTATACCGCGGCGTCAAAAAGGAAAGCAATGTGTACGAACGATTAAAGATTGAAATCGTCCTAAGCAAAGTACCTGTCGAACTGGTCGTTGAAACAGCTCAAAAGGTACTTCGTACAGGCGAACCAGGGGATGGGAAAATTTTTATATATGAGATAGAAAATACAATCAACATTCGGACAGGTGAAGAAGGGCCTGCCGCCCTATAA
- a CDS encoding peptidoglycan DD-metalloendopeptidase family protein: MREEEKKRTSKITKVQQFFRKRWVFPAIYLVSAAVVLTAVLWYQAVSKDVKDQLSDGNQTGQEQRDDAVEVGKPIENVAMPVQNSDNVSVVKKFYEADADQKEKEAALVNYNNTYTLSKGIDLADKDGKVFDVTAALSGTVVQAKKDPVLGHVVEIEHEDGLSTVYQSLSQVSVKEGDEVKQNDVIGASGKNLYGAESGNHVHFEIRMEGLALNPLSFIDKPVSTIEKAAQEVTEEAKEPAQPKADEKTKEPAAEDKTKEPAGEKSEEKSDEKGKSSDQEKSSDSSKDSSQSEETKQS, from the coding sequence ATGAGAGAGGAAGAAAAGAAACGTACTTCCAAAATCACAAAAGTTCAGCAATTTTTCCGTAAGCGCTGGGTATTCCCTGCTATTTACTTGGTCAGCGCAGCGGTCGTGTTAACAGCCGTTCTTTGGTACCAAGCTGTATCAAAAGATGTGAAAGACCAACTATCTGATGGAAATCAAACAGGGCAAGAACAGCGTGATGATGCCGTTGAAGTTGGAAAGCCAATTGAAAATGTTGCAATGCCGGTCCAGAATTCTGATAATGTTTCTGTCGTGAAAAAGTTCTATGAAGCAGATGCTGATCAAAAAGAAAAAGAAGCAGCACTTGTAAACTATAATAACACCTATACCTTGAGCAAAGGTATTGATCTTGCAGATAAAGATGGCAAAGTGTTTGATGTCACAGCTGCTCTTAGTGGAACAGTGGTTCAAGCGAAAAAAGATCCAGTTCTCGGTCACGTCGTTGAAATTGAACATGAAGATGGATTATCGACTGTTTATCAATCGTTGTCACAAGTGAGTGTCAAAGAAGGCGATGAAGTTAAGCAGAATGATGTCATCGGTGCTTCTGGTAAAAATCTTTATGGTGCTGAAAGCGGCAACCATGTGCATTTTGAAATTCGTATGGAAGGTTTAGCGCTTAATCCACTTAGCTTCATTGACAAGCCTGTTTCGACTATTGAAAAGGCCGCGCAAGAAGTGACGGAAGAAGCAAAAGAACCTGCTCAGCCAAAAGCTGATGAAAAAACAAAGGAACCTGCTGCTGAAGATAAGACCAAAGAGCCTGCTGGAGAAAAATCTGAAGAAAAGTCTGATGAGAAGGGGAAATCCTCTGATCAAGAAAAGTCTTCTGATTCCTCTAAAGACAGCAGTCAATCTGAAGAAACAAAACAATCTTAA
- a CDS encoding GNAT family N-acetyltransferase: protein MGDFIVKTFNRIATEDDLKAIVDIYNSTIASREVTADTEPVSVEDRRQWFLNHSEKRPLYVKTDEDGHIYGWLSFETFYGRPAYNGTVEMSIYLNQDDRGKGLGSLFLQEAIELAPSLGIRTLLAFIFGHNEASIRLFKKHGFETWGHLPRIAEMDGSRYDLDILGKEL from the coding sequence ATGGGGGACTTTATTGTGAAAACTTTCAACCGCATAGCAACAGAAGATGATCTCAAAGCGATCGTTGATATTTACAATTCAACCATTGCTTCAAGAGAAGTAACCGCCGACACAGAACCAGTTTCAGTTGAAGACCGCCGGCAATGGTTTTTGAATCATTCAGAGAAAAGACCTCTCTATGTGAAAACAGATGAGGATGGACATATCTACGGCTGGCTCAGCTTTGAAACGTTTTACGGAAGACCTGCATACAACGGGACCGTTGAAATGAGTATTTACTTAAACCAAGACGATCGAGGGAAAGGCTTAGGGTCACTTTTCTTACAAGAGGCCATTGAGTTGGCACCTTCATTAGGCATTCGAACGTTACTTGCCTTTATTTTCGGGCACAACGAAGCCAGCATTCGATTATTTAAAAAGCACGGCTTTGAGACATGGGGTCACCTGCCACGTATCGCAGAAATGGACGGCAGCAGGTACGATTTAGATATTCTAGGAAAAGAATTATAA
- a CDS encoding TlpA family protein disulfide reductase — protein MTDILLIIVLFIVIAQLAVVFLLARFIGKFMNKIKTLDGIELKEADVGDAAPLFRSYTHLGDKVILKEYLQSGRAVMLLFVNSTCMTCKSILSDMKQHISSDDTQFILINGDEQGDDASLLQLLPDQAVYVRSSQIMELYGVTVVPQAILMDEHGIILQRKSLQNAKQFEQLLHAS, from the coding sequence ATGACAGATATTCTACTGATTATTGTGTTATTCATTGTCATTGCTCAGCTGGCTGTGGTGTTTTTGCTTGCCCGCTTTATCGGAAAATTTATGAATAAAATCAAAACCCTTGATGGGATTGAATTAAAGGAAGCGGATGTTGGTGATGCGGCGCCGTTATTTCGAAGCTATACACATTTAGGGGATAAGGTCATTTTAAAGGAATATTTGCAGAGCGGAAGAGCCGTGATGCTGTTATTTGTGAACTCTACTTGTATGACATGCAAAAGCATTTTGTCTGATATGAAGCAGCACATCTCTAGCGACGATACTCAATTCATTTTGATCAATGGAGATGAACAAGGAGATGATGCGTCGCTTCTTCAATTGCTGCCTGATCAAGCTGTGTATGTGCGCTCTTCGCAAATCATGGAGCTGTATGGGGTAACTGTTGTTCCGCAAGCGATTCTGATGGATGAACATGGGATCATCCTGCAAAGAAAATCTCTTCAAAATGCGAAACAGTTTGAACAGCTGTTACATGCTTCATAA
- a CDS encoding MauE/DoxX family redox-associated membrane protein, with amino-acid sequence MSVFYFIGVYFLGIIFAGAWLDKVRKQTAHMQQMNAYRLLPSALTAPMFYLFLTIELACTGLLFVWNMSLVPAIGLTALLFTYTGAVTFNLLRGHRNISCGCGGLLENDRLHWGIVIRNVSMLALVIGLFYVHSYVETIPWQFHIICFLIAVAVCFIIAVGKDIMMFKRKWNQFESFIEGDQVK; translated from the coding sequence GTGAGTGTCTTTTATTTTATAGGTGTCTATTTCTTAGGAATCATCTTTGCAGGTGCATGGCTTGATAAAGTGAGAAAACAAACGGCGCATATGCAACAGATGAATGCTTATCGGCTGCTGCCTTCTGCGCTCACGGCGCCAATGTTTTATTTGTTTTTGACTATTGAATTGGCTTGTACTGGTCTATTGTTCGTATGGAACATGTCTCTTGTACCTGCGATTGGTCTTACAGCACTTTTATTTACCTATACTGGAGCGGTCACTTTCAATTTATTGAGAGGACATCGTAACATTTCATGCGGCTGTGGAGGTTTACTTGAAAATGACCGTCTTCACTGGGGAATTGTGATTCGTAATGTGTCGATGCTGGCTCTTGTGATTGGCTTGTTTTATGTGCATTCCTATGTAGAAACAATTCCATGGCAATTTCACATTATTTGTTTTCTGATTGCAGTGGCTGTCTGTTTCATTATAGCGGTGGGAAAAGACATCATGATGTTCAAAAGAAAGTGGAATCAATTTGAATCATTTATAGAAGGAGACCAAGTGAAATGA